CTTAGTCTGCTGTCgtgtgcagaagcagcagagaaGGTTGTGAGGTTACGCATCAAAcagacacatttacattttaacaaagGAAAAGGACTAAGACACAAAGACACCCAAACCAGTAGCAGAGAAAGGGCAACAGAAGCATGTCCTCTCTCTCGAACCAACAACCGGCGTCTCCGTTCTCAGAATATAGTGAGCTATGTAAAGTCCCATCCGTGTCCACATCAGCCACCCCTCCGGGTTGGGACTGGCAGCACGGAGACCTCGGGGCACCGTCGAGTTTCGGAGGTGGCCTTCGGGCAACAGGGATGAAGGACGAGGACAAGCTGTGCTTCTACGAGTCTCCTTCCGAGCTCAACATCTCCGGGCGAGGAGCCGTTCCAACAAGCGTGTCTTTCGGCAGCACTGGAGACAGTCCGGAAAGCTTCTCGTCCTCGTCTCCATCAGCTGTGTCTCCTGGAAGATTCGCGGCTTGTACTGCGGACAACAATGACATGATGCTTTTGGAATCACCTGAGGGTCGCAAAGAGAATCTGTCTCCTCTCGAACCCTCGAAACCAGCTCAGTTCTCCGGATTGCTTCCGGAACAGAGTCCCAGTACAACGTCGCCCCGAACGCCTCCAAACTACTGCATCATTGGCGTGGTCAACGACAGCTACCTGGATTGCGAAGACGAATGGCCGAAGGCTGAAGGGTCGTCACACGAAAGTGAGGGCGAGGAAGACTTTGAGCCTTGCTTAATGGGAAGAGCCAAGCAACAGAGGAAGGCGATGAGGCGAGCGATGTCCGAGTGTTCACACCTATCTGTACCCGCCAGCCTCGAGCTCCCAGACAAGTATCCCGGCGGAGGAGTCCTCGACAATTTGCCGTCGCCCATTGGAGGACCTCGTCGCCAGCACGCAGGGGCCATGAAACGCTCTCTAACTGTTGCCGACGATCAACCTCCGACCCCGCCGCCATCACTATCTGCTGGAGGCACCCGCAACGACCTACATAACATCGAACTACATTTCCCCCCATTCCCCGTACGCAAAGACCAAAGCAGCTTTCCCCACTCCCCTGTGGAGGACCTGTTGGAGGGACCATTCATTGACAAGGACCAAGGAGTCATTTTACCCGTGCCGGTGACAACACATGCCCTTAATGGGACTGGAGACAAAACAGACACGATTTCTAAGGCATTTGAGGGTAGGTGGTGGCGAAGCAAGAGTTAATTTTGAGGTGTAGGACTGACTCTTTTATATCTGAGAGAATCTGAGGTGAGTAATGTGAATGAGAGACACGTGGCATAATCGTTCTTAGAAACAAAGAAATTAAGCTTGggaaagcatgtttttttttaatgcatttccaATGGGGTTTTGAAGTGATGCCATTGGGTTCCCCCAAGAACCTTtagtaaaaccatttttttttcttgctaaaTATTGGTTCTTAATTGGCTTAATATGTTTCCAGGAAGAACTTTTAACAtgcatgaatgaaaataatgaatggagaaaaaaaatggttGGTTTGGAATCTAATGGAGCATATTTCCAgtataaagaaccttttatgccaTGGTTCCAAGATTCTATATAGAACCATGGATGTCAATAATgaccctttatttttaagagcgcaCAAGTGTATAAAATTGGATTTATTGAGTCAATATGAGGAGACATCAAGAGAAGCACGGTGTAATCGTTCTTAGAAACAAAGACATTAAGGTGCCTTGTGTATTGCATTGTATGCAGTGATTCCATGGAAGAACCATTtcgggttccccaaagaacctttagTGAACAGTTCATAAAATAACCAATTttcttatagttttaaaaataaacgTTCTTTATTGGCATTCCATGAAGAACATCTTTCACACTaataaaaaatggttcttttggaATAAATTGTAACCAGTGTgatgttaaagattcttcatggaacaatggatgccaataagaaacctttatttttttaagaatgcatAGGTGTAAATAATTGGTTTTCTTGAGTCAGTATAATGAGTCCTAAACTGGGACTGCGTCTTTCTGATGGTAGTGGTGGCAGAAGTAGGTGATGCATGTAGTGTCTCTGTTCTGTGTGTATGGCACTATCACCCCACTGCCAACGCATGCTCATTAACCGCTCCAAACGAGCCGCGGATAGTGCAAGCAATTTCTGACCTGATTTCCTAGAGTAAAGCCTGCCCCCAGCAAATCCAGGTCAGAAACTCTCATCAACGATGATGTGTAGAGCTCCAGAAATCTCCTGCTGCACCTACAATGGTTAACGATTACGATTACGTTGAAATAATAATTCGTGTGTAATTAGTGTGGTTTAATCCCTCAGTTGTCTTCTGGCTGGTTGACAGATAGTGTAAATGCATTGTAGAGAATGAATGAAACATGTTCCCGAACAAAAGATAACATCGCTGGTGAAATGTCTTGGATAAATAGAAAAGCAGGTTCAGATGATATAAAGTGTGGAGTAGTGCTTTGTTGCACACTAGTTTTCTCTGTGAGTTGCAGTTATTAATGCATGATGTTTGgatagtttttaataaaatggaCCTGAACCTTGTTGAAATTGATCAGCTTAATGCAAGCCGACTCGACGCATAGGTATTTCTTAGAAATAGCTGAAATCTGCGCTCCGCTCTCTGGTGAgggatttattttaatacaagatGGCAGTATTTCTACACGCTGGGAAGCAGCTTACATGTGCAAAAGAAACAATGCTGCTGGATTATCAATGAtggctgattttatttatttcatgctcAATAGATTTAATCTCCAGTGtgaaataaatagacaaatagactcctttttaaagtagttttttttgttgatttCTCCTGAGAAAGTATGTATGTCTATAACAGAACCAGATTCTTTGCAGAGAGCTTACAGAGCGATGAATTAAAGGGGTTATGGAAGCAGATTTACTGCTTACAACAAGGTCACAACTATGTATGTCAACTCTTTTTTTGATTTagtttatatatgaatgtgttttttaacTGCTCTACTTGTTTCTTCATACCAGAGAAGAACAAGCCGCAGGCGAACAAAATAGACACTGTGCAGAAGATTGATGACTCCAATGTTTTCATCAAGACGGACAAAGATCAGAAGATGGAAACGGTGGAGGAGAAACACAAAACTAACCACACAGACGAACAGACAACCATAGGAGAAAACACTGAAGCTCTGGACAAAAACAAAGATGTGGGTAAATCAGAGAAAACTGACAAGGATGAAGCCGTTCACAAGGTAGAATTGCCAGTGAAAGTTGAGAAGATTGAACAAAAAACGACTAAAGATGAGACTGAAGAAGCTGATAAAGTCGAGGCAGAAAAGATTGATTACTCCCCAAAGATGGAGAAGAAGATGGAGCTGAAGACGGAAGAAGTGAAAGTCGAGGAGAGCAAGTCAGATCAGAAAGCGGAGAAAGATAAAGAAGAACAGGTGAAGGAAGTGGAAAAGGAGAAAGCAGAACAGAAGACCGAACAACACCAAACAGAAAAGGACAAAGtagaacagaaaacagaaaagattGAGCCGACTGACAAGAAACCTGCCAAAGCTGAGAAGGACGAGAAAACCCAAAAAACAGCTGCTAAACCCAAAACTGCGCTGACCAACAGTGCTCCTGGAAAAGACCTGACTAGTCCTGAGAAGAAGAGCAAGGTTTGTGAAAGCTTTCTGTTGTCTCCTGCTTTAGCTTCTGCTGATGGCTTTGATTCTGTTCTTAAAGCACGTTAATGACTAAACCAAACCAAGATTCATTCATCACTTATAGAGGGCTGGGcattattttgatattatttgtGTACTATAATACTAAGTCTTATTACTATTTTGTATACgctttttcatgttttctttttttattcgaattttagtttaatttttagtaatttagttatatacatttatttatttatttatttgaaatgaaaactaTTAAATGGTTTGTTTTAGTTCTAGTTCTGTTTTAGTTTATTTCCAGTTAGTGATTTATCTAACACTGTTctgttattagtagtagtatatattattttattttattattaatattattattataattatctattttatttattatttttaattacttgtagtattattattagttttattttaaaattataaaattatattttagatttaattaaaaatattttttaattatttctttgtaattgccatatttatttttaggtttagCTTTTACTTTTTTCCAGTTAATGCTtatatgtaaacaaacaaacaataaatcaatacattttaataagtTATTTTAAGGTTATTATCTTTATCTAAAACTAAAATTCGTTTTAATTTAAGTCCTTTAGGGGCTCAGAATTTTCTACATCCTTCCTTTGAttaatgttaaagggttagttcacccaaaaatgaaaattaggccataaattactctgaagtcatcctaggtgtatatgactttcttctttcagacgaatccagtcggagttatattaaaaacggtctgtgatcagtcagtgggtgttgcatgaaataaaaagcgcccatcctTAAAAAAAGTCTCTCGCGGCGGCTCCAGGGATTGAACAAAtcaatgtttttgtaagaaaaatatccatgtttaaaatgtaataatgcgTCCGTGttcaacagtgagcgcaagctggattaaactgattattacgtttagaatatgtattttttttaaatgcattgattTTTCATATGCGTCACTTTCTTTTAaggatgggcgctttttatttcacttcttttggactgatgcatgcaacacccgctgactgatcacagacagtttttaatataactccgactgaaagaagaaagtcatatacacctaggatgactccagagtaatttatggcctaatttccatttttgggtgaactaaccctttaaggaactGAAATCAGGAAATAACTTGCGCTTCATGACCATCAAATGAAACGGAGTAAACTTCATGTTTACTCTAGAAGTAATGACAGAAAATGTAGTCTGAACTGGATCTGATCCTATGCTTTTGTCGGCTTGCTCTGCTCATGTCGCCCTGATTCAGTTTTTTTGTTAATCGTTTGCCATCCATCTGTTGTGTTTGCTGTCCATCCGTGCAGCCTGTCACCAGTGCAACCAAACCTAGCTCTGCCAAGCCCCGGCTAAGCTCCGCCTCCAGTGCTACAGCCCCGCCCAAGCGTCCCACCCCCACCTCAGCACCCCTCAGCAAAAAAGCCCCAGTGCTCAAAGCAGCTGCCCCAGCCGCTGGCACCAAACGACCCCCCACAGCGTCCAGCACAGTGACCAGAGAGGTCAAGCCCAAGGTGAGTCTCCATCCGTCAGCTGAAGACCACATCTGAACCCTCTTCCAAAGGTCAAAGCGGCTCAATCCAATcctatgctgtgtgtgtgtgtgtgtgtgtgtgtgtgtgtggcacctgagtgtgtgtgtgtgtgtgtgtgtgtgtgtgtgtgtggcacctgtgtgtgtgtgtgtggcacctgtgtgtgtgtgtgtgtgtgtgacacctgtgtgtgtgtgtgtgtgtgtgtgtgtgtgtgtgtgacacctgtgtgtgtgtgtgtgtgtgtgtgtgtgtggcacctgtgtgtgtgtgtgtgtggcacctgtgtgtgtgtgtgtgtgtgtgtgtgtggcacctgagtgtgtgtgtgtggcacctgagtgtgtgtgtgtgtgtgtgtgtgtgtgacacctgtgtgtgtgtgtgtgtgtgtgtgtgtggcacctgtgtgtgtgtgtgtgtgtgtgtgtgtggcacctgagtgtgtgtgtgtggcacctgagtgtgtgtgtgtgtgtgtgtgtgtgtgtggcacctgagtgtgtgtgtgtggcacctgagtgtgtgtgtgtgtgtgtgtgtgtggcacctgtgtgtgtgtgtgtggcacctgtgtgtgtgtgtgtggcacctgtgtgtgtgtgtgtgtgtgtgtgtgtgtgtgtgtgtgtgacacctgtgtgtgtgtgtgtgtgtgtggcacctgtgtgtgtgtgtgtgtgtgtgtgtgtgtgtgtggcacctgagtgtgtgtgtgtggcacctgagtgtgtgtgtgtgtgtgtgtgtgtggcacctgagtgtgtgtgtgtggcacctgagtgtgtgtgtgtgtgtgtgtgtgtggcacctgtgtgtgtgtgtgtggcacctgtgtgtgtgtgacacctgtgtgtgtgtgtgtgtgtgtggcacctgtgtgtgtgtgtgtgtgtgtgtggcacctgAGTGTGTGgcacctgagtgtgtgtgtgtgtgtgtgtgtggcacctgagtgtgtgtgtgtgtgtgtgtgtggcacctgtgtgtgtgtgtgtggcacctgtgtgtgtgtgtgtgtgtgtgtgacacctgtgtgtgtgtgcgtgtgtgtgtgtgtgtgtgtgtgtggcacctgtgtgtgtgtgtgtgtgtgtgtgtgtggcacctgtgtgtgtgtgtggcacctgtgtgtgtgtgtgtgtgtgtgtgtgtgtgtggcacctgtgtgtgtgtgtgtgtgtgtgtggcacctgtgtgtgtgtgtggcacctgtgtgtgtgtgtgtgtgtgtgtgtgtgtgtgtgtgagagagacacctgtgtgtgtgtgtgtgtgtgtgtgtggcacctgtgtgtgtgtggcacctgtgtgtgtgtgggtgggtgtgtgagagacacctgtgtgtgtgtgtgtgtgtgtgtgagagagacacctgtgtgtgtgtgtgtgtgtgtgtgtgtgtgtgtgtctgtctgtgtgtgtctgtgtgtgtgtggagcacctgtgtgtgtgtgtgtgtgtgtgtgtgtgtctgtctgtctgtctgtctgtctgtgtgtgtgtgtgtgtgtgtgtgagagacacgtgtgtatgtgtgtgtggcacctgtgtgtgtgtgtgtgtgtgtgtgtgtgtggcacctgtgtgtgtgtgtgtgtgtgtgtggcacctgtgtgtgtgtgtgtgtgtgtgtggcacctgtgtgtgtgtgtgtgtgtgtgtgtgtgtgtgtgtgtctgtctgtgtgtgtctgtgtgtgtgtggagcacctgtgtgtgtgtgtctgtctgtgtgtgtgtgtgtgtgtgtgtgtgtgtgagagacacgtgtgtgcgtgtgtgtggcacctgtgtgtgtgtgtgtgtgtgtgtgtgtggcacctgtgtgtgtgtgtgtgtgtgtgtgtgtgtggcacctgtgtgtgtgtgtgtgtgtgtggcacctgtgtgtgtgtgtgtgtgtgtgtgtgtgtgtgtgtgtgtggcacctgtgtgtgtgtgtgtgtgtgtgtgtgtgtgtggcacctgtgtgtgtgtgtgtgtgtgtgtgtgtgtgtgagacacctgtgtgtgtgtgtgtgtgtgtgtgtgtgtgtgtgtgagagacacctgtgtgtgtgtgtgtgtgtgtgtgtgtgtgtgtgagagacacctgtgtgtgtgtgtgtgtgtgtgtgtgtgtgtgtgtgtgtgtgtgtgtgagagagacacctgtgtgtgtgtgtgtgtgtgtgtgtgtgtgtgtgtggcacctgtgtgtgtgtgtgtgtgggtgtgtgagagacacctgtgtgtgtgtgtgtgtgtgtgtgagagagacacctgtgtgtgtgtgtgtgtgtgtgagagagacacctgtgtgtgtgtgtgtgtgtgtgtgtgtgtgtgtgtgtgtgtgtgtctgtctgtgtgtgtctgtgtgtgtgtggagcacctgtgtgtgttgtatgtgtgtgtgtgtctgtctgtctgtctgtgtgtgtgtgtgtgtgtgtgtgtgtgtgagagacacgtgtgtgtgtgtgtgtgtgtggcacctgtgtgtgtgtgtgtctgtctgtctgtgtgtgtgtgtgtgtgtgtgtgtgtgtgtgtgtgtgtgtgtgtgagagacacgtgtgtgtgtgtgtggcacctgcgtgtgtgtgtgtgtgtgtttgacacctTTGTgttcgtgtatgtgtgtgtgtgacaccagcgtgtctgtgtgtgtgtgtgtgtgtgtgtgtgacacctatgtgtgtgtgtgtgtgtgtgtgtgtgtgtgtgtgtgtgacacctgcgtgtgtgtgtgtgtgtgtgtgtgacacctatgtgtgtgtgtgtgtgtgtgtgtgtgtgtgtgtgtgacacctatgtgtgtgtgtgtgtgtgtgtgacacctgcgtgtgtgtgtgtgtgtgacacctgcgtgtgtgtgtgtgtgtgacacctgcgtgtgtgtgtgtgtgtgtgtgtgacacctgcgcgtgtgtgtgtgtgtgtgtgtgacacctgcgtgtgtgtgtgtgtgtgacacctatgtgtgtgtgtgtgtgacacctgcatgtgtgtgtgtgtgtgtgtgtgacacctgcgtgtgtgtgtgtgtgacacctatgtgtgtgtgtgtgtgtgtgtgtgtgtgtgtgtgtcacctgcgtgtgtgtgtgtgtgtgtgtgacacctgcgtgtgtgtgtgtgtctgtgtgtgtgtgtgtgtgtgtgtgacacctgcgtgtgtgtgtgtgtgtgtgtgtgtgtgtgtgacacctgcgtgtgtgtgtgtgtctgtgtgtgtgtgtgtgtgtgtgtgacacctgcgtgtgtgtgtgtgtgtgtgtgtgtgacacctatgtgtgtgtgtgtgtgacacctatgtgtgtgtgtgtgtgtgtgtgacacctgcgtgtgtgtgtgtgtgtgtgacacctatgtgtgtgtgtgtgacacctgcgtgtgtgtgtgtgtgtgtgtgtgtgctgtccaTGCTTGAGCACATCAGCATGTGTTTAAACTACAGTACAGTGCAAAAGAAGTCAGCAAggaaaaatacagtaacattgtgtaatattattctaattttaaacagctgttttctgtgtgaatctgtgttaaagtgtaatgtatttctgtgatgctccgctgtattttcagcatcattcctccagtcttcagtgtcacatgatcttcagaaatctaatatgatgatttactgctcgagaaacatttctgattattatcagtgttgaacacagttgtgctgctcaatatttttgtggaaactgtgatgcattattTCTCAGATTTcccagatgaatagaaagttcaaagaacagcatttatttgaaatataaatgtcaTCTTTGATCATTTCAATGCagcctttctgaataaaagtgtgtatgaatatgtatgtatgtaaagatgttttattatgtttattatgtcTCTAGATTGTTTTCATAATCTAAATATGAACAATGTTTGGTTCAAGTGTTCCCTCTAGTGGCCATCGGTTTAACTACACTGCTTCCTAACTACTGAAATTAAATGAAGGTTGATATGTTCAGTGATTAACAATAACAAACTGACGTCTTCTGAACCTGGCGCAACAGTCAGATAGTTTTGCATGAAATGTCTCTGTTGGATCCTGATGGGATTTTTACGAGTGAGAGAATATGACCTCGACTGACCCTGCGTTTACTCCTCTGACAGACGGCTGTCCCAAAGACCTCTGTCGCTCTGGCTCGACCCCCTGCAGACAAACCTGTGACCGCAGCACGCACTTCCACAATAACCTCACGCACCACCGCTAGCGCAGCGGCAGCACGACGCCCCGGTCAGTCCAGAGACATTTAATGATGAGCCACTGCATTCTGGGCTGATTTATGAAGTATTATAAATCTTCACATTATGCTTTTCTATTTTGTGTTTAGTCACAAAGACTGAGAGCAAACCAGGAGACGAAAAGAAACCAAGCACACTGAAAACCACAGGTACAGCAAACACCTGAACACCCATAACACTGTATTCATAAATAAACTAAAGTTTGGATTCATCAccacggctgcatttatttgatcagaatacagtaaaaattatattgttgtgaattgcaattaattacaatttaatataattgtttgtgtttgtattttaacACTCTGGTGTTGACTGAGgatgtatacagtatattattaatacttttgttcaataaaattacttttattcaataatatgtttagtaatggctgctgaaaattcaacttaacCTAtaacatattatttgttttatttttgtattataataaaataataatattaataaatgaattaatataattaaaatattttttattaaattaataaaaaaataaatatttttattcagttaaaatgtataataaataaataacatttaaaaatgtttataaaaataaaaatatacattttaaataataataaataataataacaatgtgtGTATTGATATaattaagatttattattattattatcattattattattattagaacagttattttagatcataatacaaataataaatagttttttatgaattaaaaataaagatttttatttattcaaaatgtttattGATGGCTGccgaaaattcaactttgcatcacagaaataaattacatttaaaaaatatattcaaatagaaaacatttatttaaaattataatgatattttacaatattgttgtttttactgtatttctgattaaatatGTACAGCTTTGGTGAACGTAAGATTTCTTATTCCaattaattattccaaacctttgactgatagtccatgtaaaaaaaaaaaagaagaagaaactcaGTGTAGTGACTTAATAGcaacagagacaaacacacatttaaatcCATGGAAAAATCTCTTTAAAATCCAGAAGTGAATTGCGCAGCAGGAATGAGTTTGGGATTATCCCGCACTCGGAGCGTTGCCAGAGATTATTCGAATCTGAAGCATAAAGAGGGTTTTGTGCTTTGAAACGGAGCATTGAGATATGGCTCAGAAACGCTATCTAGTGCTCACTTGAAGGTGAAAGTGTTTCAAAGTTTCACCGAACAAGTGTTCCTCTCAGACATGATTAAGATGTGTTTTCAGATGCGTCCCGCTCTAAACCTGCGCAACTCAAAGCCTCCACCACAACAACAAGCAGCGCTCGCCCTCGCAGCACCAAGACCCCCGTCTCCAGCAGCAGCACAGCAGCAGCTGCACCTCGACCCGCCTCCACCTCCAGCACCACACCACGGCCCAGCTCCACCTCCACCTCCACACCGGCACACCACGCCAGAAACATCCGCTCCAAGATCGGCTCCACAGACAACATCAAATACCAGCCTGGAGGAGGAAaggtactcacacacacacacacacacacacactgacacactcactcacacacacacacacacactgacacactcactcacacacacgcacactgacacactcactcacacacacgcacactgacacactcacacacacacacacacacacacacacacactgacacacacacacacagacacacacacacacgcacactgacacacacacactgacacactcacacacacactgacacacacacactgacacacacacgcacactgacacacacacactgacacactcactcactcacacacacacacacgcacactgacacactcacacacacacacacacacacacgcacactgacacactcacacacacacacacacactcactcacacacactgacacacacacactgacacactcacacgcacactgacacacacacactgacacactcactcactcactcacacacacacacacacacgcacactgacacactcacacacacacacacacacacacactcactcactcacacactgacacacgcacacacacacacacacacacacacacacacacactgacacactcacacacacacacactcactcactcactcacacacacacacacacacgcacactgacacactcacacacactgacaaacacactgacacactcactcactcacacacacacactgacaaacacgcacactgacacactcacacacacacacacacactgacacactcactcacacacacgcacactgacacacgcacacacacacgcacactgacacactcacacacgcacactgacacactcacacacacacactcacacacgcactcacacacacacacacactgacacacgcactcacacacgtacacacacacaaacatagacacacacatagacacacacacacgcacactgacacactctcacacacgcactcacacacacacacgcactcactcacacgcactcacacacacacactgacacaaacacacacacacacatagacacactgacacacactgacacactcactcacacacacacacacacactcacacacacgcactcacacacacactgacacaaacacacacacgcacactgacacactcacacacacgcactcacacacacactgacacactcacacacacacgcactcactcacacgcactcacacacacactgacacaaacatacacacacacatagacacactgacacacacacacagactcacacacgtacacacacactgacacacacacacacactgacacacacactcacacacgtacacacacgcacacacacacacacacatagacacacacagacacacacacacgcacacacacacacacacacacacacacacacacacacacacacagacacacacgcgcatacacacacacgcacactaacacacacacacacgtacacacgcactcacacacgtacacacacactgacacacacagacacacgcacactgacacacacacacagacacacgcacactgacacacacacacacacacacacacactgacacacagacacacgcacactcacacacgtacacacacactgacacacacacacacagacacacgcacactgacacacacacacacacacacacacacacagacacacacacactgacacactcacacacacacacagacacacgcacactgacacactcacacacacacacacagacacacacacgcatacacacacacgcacactaacacacacacacacgtacacacgcactcacacacgtacacacacactgacacacgcacgcacacacacagacacacacacacacacacacacactgacacactcacacacagacacacacacacgcacactgacacacagacacacacgcgcatacacacacacgcacactaacacacacacacacacacgtacacacgcactcacacacacgtacacacgcactcacacacgtacacacacactgacacacacagacacacgcacagacacacacagacacacacacacacacttgttggtATATGTATTTCTTGCGTGTCTGCGCAGCTGAGACTCgtt
This genomic stretch from Carassius carassius chromosome 42, fCarCar2.1, whole genome shotgun sequence harbors:
- the LOC132124426 gene encoding microtubule-associated protein 4-like → MADLSLTDALTDSVPHPEVENTVKRDFMASLEAESFNDQVRETVDKTNFIPLLDNDGKDPGTVVKNGKQEVQGTQNPGFSQPSVMSVVITGDAPFQTERPSGVAEVQEPPASQATEAPKIPSEPQTATTPKSPQDTAAGVFGDRWSDEAGISSDLPFTPSVSTVISRHAGPLVESPHDTANPQWPPRDNWAGDAEEREGEGFDHKKEKKKKKQRPREEVYDHTEMQSESLLPDSPNQPSPCKERDLDRGWEDGSHFGGRVKKPKSRKKIPEEWAIHAEPFVPASACVPQEFATDISQSLLEDYTDGSLIPLSLTQDLLSLTATSLPSTALLEPAMPSPKYPGRAPNISHQHPLSTSSGFNEIIMETEDPISCSLSDTQPFSFPCVTLEEAMVGQDQTYTASMGTQESPLKEPQTSTPGSICFLPQMEALITAPPLSPSGPSWSINNYNQPFDPEGVAFETSAPVSEPSPKSKAPKEPKSKQGKKSSGSSSSKSPTSLEAKLPSPLNSGLNLAAPPFFPTFAEPWEPTEETPSTLEGLLWTFGKWIHVMHATPPGWDWQHGDLGAPSSFGGGLRATGMKDEDKLCFYESPSELNISGRGAVPTSVSFGSTGDSPESFSSSSPSAVSPGRFAACTADNNDMMLLESPEGRKENLSPLEPSKPAQFSGLLPEQSPSTTSPRTPPNYCIIGVVNDSYLDCEDEWPKAEGSSHESEGEEDFEPCLMGRAKQQRKAMRRAMSECSHLSVPASLELPDKYPGGGVLDNLPSPIGGPRRQHAGAMKRSLTVADDQPPTPPPSLSAGGTRNDLHNIELHFPPFPVRKDQSSFPHSPVEDLLEGPFIDKDQGVILPVPVTTHALNGTGDKTDTISKAFEENLSLYMNVFFNCSTCFFIPEKNKPQANKIDTVQKIDDSNVFIKTDKDQKMETVEEKHKTNHTDEQTTIGENTEALDKNKDVGKSEKTDKDEAVHKVELPVKVEKIEQKTTKDETEEADKKMELKTEEVKVEESKSDQKAEKDKEEQVKEVEKEKAEQKTEQHQTEKDKVEQKTEKIEPTDKKPAKAEKDEKTQKTAAKPKTALTNSAPGKDLTSPEKKSKPVTSATKPSSAKPRLSSASSATAPPKRPTPTSAPLSKKAPVLKAAAPAAGTKRPPTASSTVTREVKPKTAVPKTSVALARPPADKPVTAARTSTITSRTTASAAAARRPVTKTESKPGDEKKPSTLKTTDASRSKPAQLKASTTTTSSARPRSTKTPVSSSSTAAAAPRPASTSSTTPRPSSTSTSTPAHHARNIRSKIGSTDNIKYQPGGGKVTVSQSRTDAQSSSSKETSQAKVHIVSKKVDYSHVTSRLGSKDNIKHVPGGGNVQILNKKVDLSKVTSKCGSKANIKYKPGGGDVKIESRKVNFKDKAQSKVSSMDNVNHEPGGGKVKAEGVQETAEGSGAPSSGVSAGPAQENGLKEGAPCRSEELRDPQGLDSLIPETSI